The following nucleotide sequence is from Longimicrobiales bacterium.
TCCGGCACATCGCTGCGCACGAACATGCCCAGGTTCACCGAGCCCAGATTGCACACGTCATACGGCAGCAGCGGCTGCTCACCGCACGGGTTCGTCGCCTCATAGCTGCCCAGATGCGGCACGGGGTTGTACTGATTGGCCCTGTCCACGAAGAACACGCCCGGCTCACCCGTCGCCCACGCCCCATGAACGATCAGGTCGAAGATTTCCTGCGCGTTCTCCTGCCCGATCACCTCGCCGCTCCGCGGGCTGATCAGGTCGTACGTCGTACCCGACTTCACCGCCTCCATGAACGCATCGGTGACGGCGACCGAGATATTGAAGTTCGTGATCTGTGATACGTCCAGCTTGCACGTAACGAACTCGCGGATGTCAGGATGGTCGACGCGCAGAATGCCCATGTTCGCGCCGCGCCGTGTCCCGCCCTGCTTCACCACTTCCGTGGATGCATCGTACAGACGCATGAACGACACAGGCCCGCTCGCCACGCCCATCGTCGACTTCACCACGTCGTTCGTCGGACGCAGACGGCTGAAGGCAAAGCCCGTCCCACCACCCGACTGATGCACCAGTGCCATCGACCGGAGCGTGTCATAGATCCCGTTCTTCCCGTTCGACAGCGCATCTTCGACCGGCAGCACGAAGCACGCGGACAACTGCCCCAGCGGACGGCCCGCGTTCATCAGCGTCGGCGAGTTCGGCTCGAAGAGGCGCCGCGTCATCAACCGGTAGAATTCCCGCGCCAGCGTCTCCACCGCACCCGCGCTCGCGCCGTATTTCCGGTCCTCCTCCGCGATCACCCGCGCCACCCGCCAGAACATCTGCTCCGGCTCCTCGATCGGACGACCCTTGTCGTCCTTCTTCAGGTACCGCCGCGCGAGCACAATGCGCGCGTTGTCCGACAGGTCGGCGGCAGGCAGGTCGTCCGGCAGTACGTCGGCCGGCGCAGCGGCATGCGGAGGGTGTGCGCTCATGGAGTCTCCTTCGAAGCAGCTAAGAACATGGAAAGGCCGGCCCGCGCAGGGTCGTCGCGATAACTCGTGGTACCAAAGGAACAACGCCAGTTCCCGTAGGAACATCACCGGCGGACACCCAATATGTCGTGGGGCGTCTACGATACAACCCCCAGATATGGGGGTCAAGGGGGTCGGTTATCCACTGCTGTGGATACCCCGGCACAGCCGCTTTGCTCCGCGATTTTTCGCAGATGTCCACGCGTTATCCACCGCTTATCCACGCGTTTTCCACCACCGCTCCCGGTCGTTCGACGGGCCAGTGGCGAGCTGAGGCTGGAGGCTGAGCGCGGTTGGTTGGTCCGGGCGGGCGGGAACAAGCGGGGCGCGGAGACGGGTGCGCGGATTCAGTTCCGCACACCCGGGATCAGGCCGCGTCAGTCCTTCGAGTGACTGTCTTCATTCGAGCGCTGCTCTTCCGTGCTGCCGGTCGAGTCATCGGGACGTGGCACGTGCTGATCGGACCATGGCAGATCCTTCGCCTTAGGCTTGTTTTTCTGTGCCTTCAGATCGCGCGGCTCGTTGGGGAGATTCTTGTAATCGGTCGCGCCGGCCTCGTCGGGGGCGATGTTGTGCTGATCGGGACGCTTGCCGCCCATGATCCGCTCCTTGTCCAGAGGAATGAGAACACCGCCCATCATTCATTAAAGAAGCGTGCCGTCCTGGCGACGCGAGGTTGTGCGTGCCTTCGCGGCGCGCAGGGGAAAGTGGAATGGCGGGATCGACAGTGCTCAGAAGGACGGCCCGCTCATGATATGGAATCGCGGCGAGGAATCGCTGCCGCGCAGCGGGAAACCGACCCCGGCGCGCACCGGCAGGTTGAGGCCGAGGATGCCGATGAGTGCGGTCATCTCCGCACCTGCGGCCAGGAGGGGTGAATCCGTTGCGGATGTGGACGTGCACGCGCTGAAGCGCGCCGCCAGCCGGTCGCTGCACCAGGCGTGGCCGGCATCGGCAAAGGCGGACGCGCTGATGCGGTCGAAGAAGAACGGGCGGAGCGGCGCATCGATGAGCGCGACAGGCAGTCGGTACTCGAGCGACGCCGTCCAGGCATTACTGCCGACACGCACGCCGCGCGCGAAGCCGCGGATGGGCAGCAGACCGGAGGATCCGCCGAAATCCCAGGTGGTGCCGGGCACGGCGATGCGGGTGCCGCCGGCGCCGCCGATCCGGCTGATCGACGCGCCGGGACCGTCGCGCAGCAGACCGCTCACGCGCGCCGCGATGACGTGGCGAGCGAAGCCCGGCAGTGGCAGAGCGAGATAGCCGGCATTCCAGGACGTGAGCTCGCGATATGACGCGTCGTAGGTGATCGTCCCCTGATCTGTGTCACGGGTCCTGATGTCGCTCTCCCATCGACGGCGGGCGGCCACCTGGAGTGTGTACCCGTCCTCCCGGCTGATGGAGAGCGGCGGCGTGACATAGCGAGCCGTGAACGCGGCGGCGCGCACACCCCACATGTCGTCGTCCGGATCCACGAGTTCCAGGCCGTCGGGGGCATCGAAGAGATAGCGCGAACGCCGCAGCCGCTCGCCGGCGATGCCGGCCCCGGAGGTCGACCGCCAGCGTGCGCGGGTGAGATCGAGCAGGAGCGCGGCGACATCTTCGCGTTCATCGATATAGGGCTCGCCGGGCTCCGTGCGCGGGACATACTCATCCCAGTCGCGTTCGAGGATCGCGCTCAGGGTCGGGTGCAGACCGATGCCGGCGATCGTGTGCAGGCCGCGGAACGTGTAGCTCAGCCAGCCCTGGTTGCGCCCATCACCCGGTGCGACGGCGAGCGACGCCTGCCAGGAGTGTCGATTGATGAGATCCTGCCCGTAGAGCCAGAACCCGATGAAGGTCGCATCCTCCACCGCACCGGTCTCCAGGACCGGGAGCCAGAACTGTGGACGGAGAGAACGCAGCGCGCTGTAGTCACGCGGCTCGCCCGCCATCGTGTCGGCGTTCTGAAAGGCGATGGCCGCCGAGTCGCCGATCACGTTGTCCGGTGCATACTCCGGACGCGGCGCGAGGGTGTGCGTCAGGCCTGTGGGCGACGGTGTGCGCCACCGTGCGGTATCGAACGGCATCCGCTCGATGCGGAACCCATCATCGGTATAGGCCGCGTACGCGATCCAGCGGCCGTCGGGCGATACATCCGGATGGAACGCGCCGGTCAGAACGTTCGTCACCTGGCGCAGCACCGGCGGCGTTCGAGTTCCAGCCGCAGCGTCGCGCGTTAGACGCGCAACATCGGCCGCGTAGAGGTTGGCGATGCCCGTACGATCTGACGAGAACAGGATCCAGCGACCGTCCGGCGACCAGGCCGGGCCGGCATTGATGCCGAAACCATCGGTGATGGTCAGCGCGACTCCGGCCGTGTCGAGTACGACGATGTCGTAGACGCCGCCCGTGCTCCAGCGTGCCACCGCGATGCGCCCACCGGCGGGATCGAAGCGCGGCAGGCCCCAGTGCGTATCGGGGTCGTAGGCGGTGAGCGGAAGCACGTCGCCGTCTGCCGTGTCCACGAAGACGACCCGGTTCGTGCCACCGTCGTTCTGCACTGCCACGACCCGCCCCGCACGTGATACGTCGACATCCTGGAGCCGCGCGCCGTTCGTGATGCGGCGTTCGCTTCCGCCGATGATGCGAAGGTCGCCGAACACGCGGAACCGGTCGATGAAGTCGATCTCGGACGTAACGAGACGATCACCCGTGAGCCACGCAGCGGACGCCGGCTGGTTGAGCCGCTCCGACAGGGATTCCGCGCCACTGCCGGCATCGATCACGCGGATGCGCGGAGGCGTGCGCCAGTCGTGCGCGCTATAGGCGATGCGGCTGCCGTCGGGCGAGAACCGGGGATGGAGGGCGACGGCACGATGCCCGGTCAGTGCGGTCCCTGCAGTCAGTCCCTGCGCACTGAGAACGGCGGCGATGGAATCGCTTCTTGCCATCACCTCATCCTCCCAGTCACGATACGCATCGCGGAACGTGATGCCGAGGGCATTGCTGCCGACACGGCCGAACCACAGCGACGGGGGGATCACTGCGCCCGCTGTGGCCCGCACGACGCGCGCGGCGGCATCCGCGCCGTATCTGCGCGCCACGTAGTCCATGAACAGCGAGCCATAAACGTATACGCGCGCGCCGCCCGGCCAGCGTGCCGAGGTGGACCCGAGCCGGTCGTACTCGTCCATCCGCCCCGCCAGCGCGGCGGTACGAACGATCATCTCGTTGTAGCTGCCATGCACGCGGCCCAGTCCGGTCACGGCCGACTCGACCGCTACGGCGAGCCCCTCGACGTTCCAGGCGGGGACACCCACGGCGGGGAACACCGGCCACGGGAGCGGCGCGCGCCCGAATATCGTCCGGATCAGCCGTCCGAAACCGCTCGTGACGTCCAGGTGGAAGATGTGGGCGAGCTCATGCGTGACGACCAGCTCGATCCAGTCCCGGGTGTACTGCAGCTCGAACAGATCGACCGGCGGCTTCGCATAGACGACGATGCGGTTGGATGGGAACGGCGTCGCGTAGCCGTTGCTCTGGTCGACGTTGTCGGCAACGACGATGTCGATGACTCCGCGCGGCGCGTCCGCAACGAGTGCGGTCAGCGCCGCGTGCGCGCGCTCCGCACTCGCCGCGGCGTGCCGCGCCAGCGGCTCGAGACCGGCCTCGTACGTGACACGAAAGTGGGAGGATGACAGGGTGCGCCAGGACGCGTCCGCGGCGAGCTGCGCATCGAGCACGGATGGCGTGCCCGCGAGTGCGACGATCGCCGCACCCGCAATGGCCAGCCGCTTCGCCACGACCGTGCGCACGTCCATGCGCGTCAGTTCTGCGCGCGTGAGCGGAGGAACGCCTCGAGCGCGCGCACGTGCGCTGCCGCGATCCGGCGCTGCACTGCCGGGTCACGCAACGCCGCTTCCTGCTCGGGTATCATCATGAACGCGGTCTCGGTGAGCACGGCGGGCATCCATGTCGGGCGCGCCAGCGCGAGATCGGCACGGCCGAAACCGATGTCGCGCAGACCCAGCTCCTCGAGCAGCTCACGCTGGAGCAGCCGCGCCAGTTGCAGCGAATGCGGATGGTAGTAGTACGTGCTCGTGCCGTTGTTCGTCCAGGGGTTCACGCCGTCGGGAAATGCGTTGTTGTGAACGGACAGCAGTACGTGCACGCCCGAGTCGGCCGCAATCCGCGGGCGATCGCCCAGCGGCACCGTCGTGTCCGTCGTGCGCGTCATGAGGACACGCGCACCCGCCTCCTGCAACAGATCGCGCAACTGCAGAGCAATGTAGAGATTCGCATCCGCCTCGCGCAGGTCCGTCGGCCCGCGCGTGGACCGGTCTTCACCGCCATGCCCCGGATCGACAGCGATGTACATCCCCCGGAGCGGTGCCGCGGGATCGATGACGGGCGGCCGCCGGATGCGAAGCACCAGGGCGCCGCCTGCATCGAAGAACGTGTCGTAGCCCCACACCGGTTCGGACAGGTGCACGCTGACGCGCAGCACATCCTCCGCCGGCTGACTCCAGGCCGCGCCCTCGATCAGCGGATCGAGACGCCCGTACTGGAAGAAGTTGATGCGCGACACGGCACCGAACACGTCGATGTGCATGCCATCGCCGTCCTCGACTACCTGGAACGGCAGCCTGGCCGGTACCGGGATGCGCAGGTCCACGTGCCGGGGTTCCGGCGAGAACCGCACGGCAGCGACGGCGCCGCCCGGATACGTTGCGCCTGGCGGCAGGACACGCACGTCCCCGGCCGGCACCCACGCAACCCGGTCATCCGTGAGGCGCACGCGATACATGCCGCCGCGCTGGCCGGTGATGACCAGGTGCGTGCCTGCCGGCCAGAAGAAATGGAACGGACCGGAAGTATCGACGCGACCGCGCACGCTCCAGTCCGAAGGTGCATTCGCTGGAGCGGTGACGATGCCGACACGCGGCATGCCCGTCTCCAGCACGCCAACGTTGAGCCGCAGCGGCTGACGTATCGTATCCGTGCCGGCAATCAGCTCGAGGATCGCGCCCTCGGCCGGGACTGCAGCTCGCGCCTCGGGACCCACGGCGCGATCCCCTGCCGGCGTGCCGAGCGGCCGATCTCCCTCGGCGCTGTCCACCGGCAGCCGTGCGCCGGCTTGCAGCGAGCCGATTACCGGACGGGCGACGGCGGTGTCCGGAGTGACGATCGCGCCCTCGACTCTCACGAGTCCCGCGTATCGTACGCTGGCGGCCGCCCGCTGCTGCGTCGTCAGATCGGCGCGGAATTCATCGCCCGGTGCAGCCATG
It contains:
- a CDS encoding N-acetylmuramoyl-L-alanine amidase gives rise to the protein MKAVSDNVRFNATTRALSLGAVTALLLTSACATVPTGATPDVDIPVPGTEEARRTPELPPIPAVDGSLSLEVGYPPEGSTIAASDSNFIFGSTGSGRAQLTINGQAVQVAPNGGFLAFIPVPADGVYRLNATRDAQTATFERRVNVPGAADGPAPGITGVYPSGSLAVERGEVIEIGFRAPPGARAFVVLPDGRRVQLTEQGGMTMAAPGDEFRADLTTQQRAAASVRYAGLVRVEGAIVTPDTAVARPVIGSLQAGARLPVDSAEGDRPLGTPAGDRAVGPEARAAVPAEGAILELIAGTDTIRQPLRLNVGVLETGMPRVGIVTAPANAPSDWSVRGRVDTSGPFHFFWPAGTHLVITGQRGGMYRVRLTDDRVAWVPAGDVRVLPPGATYPGGAVAAVRFSPEPRHVDLRIPVPARLPFQVVEDGDGMHIDVFGAVSRINFFQYGRLDPLIEGAAWSQPAEDVLRVSVHLSEPVWGYDTFFDAGGALVLRIRRPPVIDPAAPLRGMYIAVDPGHGGEDRSTRGPTDLREADANLYIALQLRDLLQEAGARVLMTRTTDTTVPLGDRPRIAADSGVHVLLSVHNNAFPDGVNPWTNNGTSTYYYHPHSLQLARLLQRELLEELGLRDIGFGRADLALARPTWMPAVLTETAFMMIPEQEAALRDPAVQRRIAAAHVRALEAFLRSRAQN